In Candidatus Hydrogenedentota bacterium, the genomic stretch GCACCCAGCAAGAACAGCACCCGTTTTCGCATCCGTGCAATTCTCCTGGTCCGTATCCGGTGACTCTGTCGGCGTTCCATGACTGCCCTCCGGCCAGTGGCCCGTTCCTTGGCCAACTCGTTCGCGCATGGTATCCACGAAGGCCTGGTCAGCCCGCTATGAGACCATGTCCAGCGGCACGAATCCTCTGCGTCAAGAGAGTATGCACATCAAAACAGGCGCCACGCCAGTGATTATGAGGTTCGGCCATGCGTTGAGCGCCCACTGTCCCGGCCACGTGATTTGCGGCGCGTCCAGGAACGGGCACCAACAGGGAACGGGCCTCTGTTCGCCATCCGGCCCTCTCGCGCCTGCCACGTCTCCCAGAAGATGCAAGTGAAACGCGAACAAGACCAACAGCGCGGTGTAGCCGCGCCGCTTGGCGATGGCGAAGGCCACGTCCGCGCAAAACAGGCCAAGGGCAGGATTGTGACCGAAAGCGTGATGGCAATTCGACCACCATCGCAACGGCCGCCTGTTCGCGATTCTCAAATCCCGGCGCGTTGGCTACCGCTCAGCCCAGCAGAAAATGCGTCACGGAATTCCTCTTGGTCCGCTTGCTGGCAAGCATATCTCTGAGCGGGGGATTCCCATAACCTTCCTCGTTACTCGTCGCCGGTTATGAGCGCAATACGTCCAATACCCATACCGCGCGCTGGTAAGGAAAGCTCCGAGGTATGTTTTCGAGCAGCAATCGAAACCCTTCGGGCGCGAGCAGGGCCGTTAGCGCTGCCTGTTCCCGCACGTGATGCCCGCGGTCCCACCGGCACAGGCAACGCCCGAGCAGGTTCCATTGGGGCGGCAGAACTGCGTCAATGACCAAGGCTGTGCCGTTGTCCTTCGTCACCCGTCTCATCTCGCGCGCGGCGGCCACCGCCTGCGCATCTGAAAGATGATGGAAGAGGCCAACCGCGAATACGACATCAAAAGCGCCATCAGGAAAGGCAATCTTGGCGGCGTCCATTACAGCAAAGGGTTCTCCGCGCCGCGCAATCGCGTGTCGAACGTAGACTCCGTTCTGATCGACGCCAAAATAACGCATCCTGCCCGCAAAGGTCCGGCCATGCGCTCCGGTACCACAGCCGACGTCGAGGACACGGCCCCCTTCGCGCGGTGTTACAGTCTGGCGCAGGAAGTCACGCACGCTGGCCCTGCCCAGTGACAAGAGCCGTGTCTTCACGTCGTACCAGGCCGGCTTATCGAGCATCTTCACCAGGAGCATGGCGGCCCCTCATCACGCCCGCGGCAACGGCTGAAACCCCTTCTCCCTCAGAGAGCTCGCAATCTCGTCGAGAATGACCGGGTCATCGATGGTGGACGGCACGCTGTACGATTGACCGTCGGCCATTTTGCGCATGGTGCCGCGCAGAATCTTGCCCGAGCGCGTTTTCGGCAACCGCTTGACGACGGAAGCCTGTTTGAAACAGGCCACGGCGCCTATTTGGTCGCGGATCATCCGGATCAGGTCGCCCACAACATCGGTTTCCGCGCGTTCGACGCCATTCTTCAACACGACAAACCCAAACGGCAACTGGCCCTTCAAGTCGTCTGCCACGCCGACGACGGCGCATTCCGCCACGTCCGGGTGCTGTGCAATCACCTCTTCCATCGCGCCCGTCGAGAGGCGATGCCCCGCCACATTGATCACATCGTCCACCCGGCCCATGACGTACAGATAGCCGTCTTCATCGATGTAGCCGCCGTCGCCCGTGAAGTAATACCCCGGGTACGGGTCCAGATAGGATTCCACGTACTTGGCGTCGTTGCGCCACAAGGTCGGAAACGTGCCCGGCGGCAGTGGCAGGCGAATGCCAATGACACCCTCCTTCCCGGTGGGCAATGCGCGGCCCTCTCCGTCGAGAATGGCCACCTCGTATCCCGGCGCGGGTTTTGTGGGCGACCCTGCCTTGATCGGTAGAAATTCGAGGCCGGCGCAATTCGCCGCTATGGCCCAGCCGGTCTCCGTCTGCCACCAGTGGTCGATCACGGGCACATTGAGGAGCTTGCTGGCCCAGTGATAGGTGTCCGGGTCGAGCCGTTCGCCGGCAAGAAACAAATACTTGAATCCGGCAAGGTTGTGCTGCTTCAGATAGTGGCCCTCCGGGTCCTCCCGCTTGATTGCGCGGATGGCCGTGGGCGCGGTGAACAGCGCCTTGACGCCGTGCTGCGCGATGACACGCCAGAACGCGCCCGGGTCGGGCGTGCCGACCGGTTTTCCTTCGTACAGCACGGTCGTGCAGCCATAGAGCAGCGGCGCGTACACGATGTAAGAGTGTCCCACCACCCAGCCCACGTCGGACGCGGCCCAGTACACGTCGCCGGGCTCGACGCCGTAAAGATATTTCATGGTCCATTTCAGAGCCACGGCATGGCCGCCGTTCTCGCGCACGACGCCCTTGGGCAGACCTGTCGTTCCCGAAGTGTACAAGATGTACAGGGGGTCCGTCGCGCGCAAGGGTATACAGCCGACAGGGTCCGCGTCGCGCATCAGCACGGTCCAATCGAGGTCGCGCCCCGGCGTCAGCGGCGCGGCGGCCTGCGGCCGCTGGAAAATGACGCACCGGTCAGGACGATGGCTCGACAACGCGATGGCCCTGTCCAACAGCGGGTGATATTCGATGACCTTCTTGCCCTCTATGCCGCATGAAGCGGACAGAATGACCTTGGGCTTCGCATCGTCAATGCGCACCGCCAATTCGTGCGGCGCGAAACCGCCGAACACGACCGAGTGCACCGCCCCGATTCGCGCGCAAGCCAGCATCGCCACCACCGCTTCCGGGATCATCGGCATGTAGATAATCACCGTGTCGCCCCGCGACACGTCCAACGAACGCAGCGCCCCCGCGAACCGGGCCACTTCCTCGCGCAGTTCCCGGTACGTGATGTGCCGCACGACGCCCGTCACCGGGCTGTCGTAAATCAGCGCGGCCTGATCGCCCCGGCCCGACTCGACGTGCCAATCCAGCGCGTTGTAGCAGGTGTTCAGCTCCCCGTCCGGGAACCAGCCATAGAAGGGTCTGCGCGACGCGTCCAGGACGCGCGTGTACTTGCGGTGCCACTGCACGGCCTCGCCCGCCGCGCCCCAGAACTTCTCCGGATTGCGAATCGACTCCTCATATGCGGCTTGATACTCCCCGGCCATGACGCTCCCTTCCTCCTGGTTGATGTACGGGACTCTTCCCGCGGCGGTCATTGTAGCAGTCTGCGCGCGCGGATTTCAGGAAGCCCGCGATGCCACGAAACAGGAGCGCCGCAAGAAGAGCACGACAAGGGAGGCGGCTACAAGAAACAGTGTGGCCAAGTTCGCGCCCGCGCCTTGAAACACGGGCCAGC encodes the following:
- a CDS encoding class I SAM-dependent methyltransferase, which gives rise to MLLVKMLDKPAWYDVKTRLLSLGRASVRDFLRQTVTPREGGRVLDVGCGTGAHGRTFAGRMRYFGVDQNGVYVRHAIARRGEPFAVMDAAKIAFPDGAFDVVFAVGLFHHLSDAQAVAAAREMRRVTKDNGTALVIDAVLPPQWNLLGRCLCRWDRGHHVREQAALTALLAPEGFRLLLENIPRSFPYQRAVWVLDVLRS
- a CDS encoding propionyl-CoA synthetase — translated: MAGEYQAAYEESIRNPEKFWGAAGEAVQWHRKYTRVLDASRRPFYGWFPDGELNTCYNALDWHVESGRGDQAALIYDSPVTGVVRHITYRELREEVARFAGALRSLDVSRGDTVIIYMPMIPEAVVAMLACARIGAVHSVVFGGFAPHELAVRIDDAKPKVILSASCGIEGKKVIEYHPLLDRAIALSSHRPDRCVIFQRPQAAAPLTPGRDLDWTVLMRDADPVGCIPLRATDPLYILYTSGTTGLPKGVVRENGGHAVALKWTMKYLYGVEPGDVYWAASDVGWVVGHSYIVYAPLLYGCTTVLYEGKPVGTPDPGAFWRVIAQHGVKALFTAPTAIRAIKREDPEGHYLKQHNLAGFKYLFLAGERLDPDTYHWASKLLNVPVIDHWWQTETGWAIAANCAGLEFLPIKAGSPTKPAPGYEVAILDGEGRALPTGKEGVIGIRLPLPPGTFPTLWRNDAKYVESYLDPYPGYYFTGDGGYIDEDGYLYVMGRVDDVINVAGHRLSTGAMEEVIAQHPDVAECAVVGVADDLKGQLPFGFVVLKNGVERAETDVVGDLIRMIRDQIGAVACFKQASVVKRLPKTRSGKILRGTMRKMADGQSYSVPSTIDDPVILDEIASSLREKGFQPLPRA